Genomic DNA from Candidatus Koribacter versatilis Ellin345:
GCTCGCGCTTCTGGACGATCCTGTCGAACGAAATTGCTCGCAAGCACGCAGTAGCCAAGGCGGCGATGAATGGGTTCGCCATTGAGGTGGACAACACCTGCGACGACTGGGACTACGCGGAGGCGGCGGACCATCTGCTGAAGAAGTTGCGGACACTGCGCAAAGGTGTCTCGCGCGTCTGCCTGATTTCCGGTGGCGAAGTGACGGTGAAAGTCACTGGGGAAGCGGGTGTCGGCGGCCGGAACCAGCAGTTTGCGCTCTATTGCGCCACGAAGATCGCGGACGAGGACATTACCGTCTTGAGCGCTGGGACTGACGGCATCGATGGCAATAGTCCAGCGGCGGGCGCCATTGTCGATGGAACTACTCTTGCGCGCGCATCCGCAGTTGGCCTCGATGCGCAAACCGCATTGCAGACGTTCAATGCCTACCCGCTGTTCGACGCCCTCGGAGACGCGATCGTTACCGGACCGACCGGAAACAATATTCGCGACCTGCGAATCCTGCTGGCGTACTAGCGCTTATTCTTTCGCGAAAATCTTCGTTTTGCCTTCTTCCAGCACCAGCATTTTATTCAGGATGCCGCGCGATTCTGCGTCGGAGAGAAGGCGGTCGAGCGGTTCTTCCATGGGCTCGTGGGAAAGCCGAAAGGTGCCATAGTGCATGGGGATCATGCAGTGGGCCTTGAGATCGATAAAAGCCTGCACTGCGTCTTCCGGGCTGGCATGGACGTTGCGGAAGGACTCAGGATGGTAGGCACCAATTGGCAGCAGGGCGATCTTCGGATGCAGTCGCGTGCCGATCTCATGGAAGCCGTCGAAGTAAGCGGTGTCTCCTGAGTGATAGAGCGCGTGCTGGCCGGACTTGAGCACGAAACCGCCGTAACCGCGATGCATATCGCGAATGATGCGCGCGCCCCAATGTCGGGACGGCGTATGCGTGATCTCGACGCTGCCAAACTTCACCGACTGCCACCACTCGAGTTCGACGACGCGCTCCATGCCGAGATCGGAGACCAGGTCTTCAACATGGTGCGGCACGACAATCGTCGGACGCTTTCCGAACCGGCGGTAGTTCGAACGGGCAATGGCCCGCAAAGACGGACGGTGTAGATGGTCGAAGTGCGCGTGCGAAACGAGGATCAGGTCGATCGGCGGCAAGTCCGAGATGCGAACACCGGCGCGGCGTAAACGTTTCAGGACGAAGATCCAGGGTGCGTAGTTCGGGTCGATCAGTATGTTTTTCCCGCCGAGCTGGATCAGGAAACTGGAATGGCCAATGAAAGTGATGCCGAGTTCGTGCGCCTTGGCATGAATCGGCTGGTGGGCGACGCCGGTCCGTGGGGTGACAACGGAGTGCCGCACGAGTTTGCCAAACTGTTTGGCTTTCTTGCGGATAGTAATCTTCAACATGAACCACTTATTAGACGCAGAGAAGGGTAGTCGCGATGCGTCTGGGATGCAACTCCGACGCGGTGGCCCAACGCAATGCCGCTTTCGGTTTAGTTTTCAACACTGTTGTGCAAAAGATTGTGGAAATATCGCCCCAAATTCACGAACGTGCAACATTCATGCCCCTTCGACCATGTTGCACCATCGGGGGTGCGAGTTTGGCACGCGAACTTCTTTGGAATTTTCGGTGCAGTGTTAGGCTGCTGACGTGAAAGTCCGCCTTGACAAGCTTCTGGTAGAACGAGCGCTTGTTCCGTCGCGCGAACGCGCCCAAGCCATGATCCTTGCAGGTCGAGTGCTCGTCAACGAGCAGAAGGTCGAGAAAGCGGGTGCAAATGTCGAGGATGATTCCGCCATCCGGCTACTTGGCGATGATCTTCGTTACGTTGGCCGCGGCGGACTGAAACTTGAGCGCGCGCTGCAGCATTGGAACATTGAGGTTCGCGGACGCACTTGCATGGATATTGGCGCTTCAACCGGTGGCTTTACCGACTGCTTCCTGCAACACGGAGCCGCTCACGTGATTGCCGTGGATACCGGATTTGGCCAGATTGATGCCAAGTTGCGCGCCGACGAACGCGTGCATCTCCTCGAGCTGACCAACGCTCGCTATCTCACACGAGAGCAGGTTGAGGAAGTTGCTCCCGGAAGAGTGCTGCCGGATATCGCTGCC
This window encodes:
- a CDS encoding MBL fold metallo-hydrolase → MLKITIRKKAKQFGKLVRHSVVTPRTGVAHQPIHAKAHELGITFIGHSSFLIQLGGKNILIDPNYAPWIFVLKRLRRAGVRISDLPPIDLILVSHAHFDHLHRPSLRAIARSNYRRFGKRPTIVVPHHVEDLVSDLGMERVVELEWWQSVKFGSVEITHTPSRHWGARIIRDMHRGYGGFVLKSGQHALYHSGDTAYFDGFHEIGTRLHPKIALLPIGAYHPESFRNVHASPEDAVQAFIDLKAHCMIPMHYGTFRLSHEPMEEPLDRLLSDAESRGILNKMLVLEEGKTKIFAKE
- a CDS encoding TlyA family RNA methyltransferase; amino-acid sequence: MKVRLDKLLVERALVPSRERAQAMILAGRVLVNEQKVEKAGANVEDDSAIRLLGDDLRYVGRGGLKLERALQHWNIEVRGRTCMDIGASTGGFTDCFLQHGAAHVIAVDTGFGQIDAKLRADERVHLLELTNARYLTREQVEEVAPGRVLPDIAAMDVSFISATLVLPAVIAVLRDAPSERKQLVVLVKPQFEVGREKIGKGGIVRDAAAQQLALEKVKECVAELRGRGLDTIESPILGAEGNREFLLYAEL